Proteins encoded together in one Candidatus Binataceae bacterium window:
- a CDS encoding VOC family protein produces the protein MSRPRIRHLALFSRNPKQLADFYEKVFEMEVIRNEDNRAIYLSDGYLTLAILPHRLETEAAVGLNHFGFEIEDTEQMCDRLVAAGVERPKRRPATRPYAEHRACDPEGNQFDLSEHGFQRAETWTDRAQPGAQPESTADKPSGPLS, from the coding sequence ATGTCCAGGCCTCGCATCCGCCATTTGGCGCTGTTTTCGCGCAACCCCAAACAGCTGGCCGATTTCTACGAAAAAGTCTTCGAGATGGAAGTAATTCGCAACGAAGATAACCGCGCGATCTACCTCAGCGACGGCTACCTCACCCTGGCCATCCTGCCCCATCGGCTGGAAACCGAGGCCGCCGTCGGACTGAACCATTTCGGCTTTGAAATCGAAGACACCGAGCAAATGTGCGATAGGCTAGTCGCCGCTGGCGTGGAGCGGCCCAAGCGCCGTCCGGCTACCCGGCCCTACGCCGAACATCGCGCCTGCGACCCCGAAGGCAACCAATTCGATCTTTCCGAACATGGCTTTCAGCGCGCCGAGACCTGGACCGATCGCGCGCAACCAGGAGCTCAACCGGAAAGTACCGCGGACAAGCCCAGCGGGCCGCTGTCCTAA
- a CDS encoding TIM-barrel domain-containing protein, whose amino-acid sequence MQATLGRLKRVTSDGNEVVFGFDSSELILTPVLPTALRHTWLPGHWRLYTQPPSEQGCAVAQRRWPGAPQVAVREQAELVEVRAGEFLIEARRDPFRLRYLNLDGQPLLEEAEPGGLSWSYWEYTLSYQLATEEHFYGMGQPSQLDARVDLDHRGHRREIWNRHSPPAECIFPLLFSSRGYGLLIDNPHRACWDLGHENPATFAYQARGGPLEYYVFGGDLKRLAHTYLKLTGRPPMPPRWLFGLLQSRYSYRSRGELEAVANEFRARALPCDGLILDLGWFKEMGDLAFDETRWPAPAAMLAGLAERGFRVMAIEEPYVTLTSPTFKEAEAGGHLTRHYDGRPYVLDFWPGRCGLVDFTNPATRQWWSDKHRAPIEMGIASWWSDLNEPSKHLQDMCHFGGSAAAVHNSFALRMHEAIAGAQRRYAPGRRGFILSRAAFPGSQRHGVGWWSGDVDRTFAALRKQVAVGLSAGMAGMAFWGSDIGGYGFAGQCTPELYVRWFQFGAFCPLFRPHGDEHEAREPWRFGSEIEAICRRYLRVRYRLMPYIYSAARQACTRGLPIMRPLVMEFPDDSTTFNLADQFLFGPDLLVAPVLDEGARERTLYLPVGDWFDFWSNQRWTGPRTLSVPAPLDHLPLFVRQGAIIPLGPEMQFSSQRPLDPLRLEIYPGLTGRLDLYEDDGESTAYESAAWVETKIAQDRSEDAVTLRIGSPDGDCNGYPAHRLLRINLRHAQPPRLLSCQGSPLAPVDAGALAAGKLGYFWDAPAQVLRIQLQPGRSQLDLLVT is encoded by the coding sequence ATGCAGGCAACTCTAGGCCGCTTGAAGCGTGTGACCAGCGACGGCAACGAGGTAGTCTTTGGTTTCGACAGCTCCGAACTGATTCTGACCCCGGTGCTGCCCACCGCCCTCCGGCATACCTGGCTCCCAGGCCATTGGCGGCTTTATACCCAGCCGCCCTCGGAGCAGGGCTGCGCGGTGGCCCAGCGCAGATGGCCGGGGGCGCCGCAGGTTGCGGTACGCGAGCAGGCCGAGCTGGTCGAGGTGCGCGCCGGCGAATTTTTAATCGAGGCGCGGCGCGACCCCTTCCGGCTGCGCTATCTCAATTTGGATGGCCAGCCGCTGCTGGAAGAGGCGGAACCGGGCGGCCTTTCCTGGTCCTACTGGGAGTATACCTTGAGTTATCAACTGGCAACCGAGGAGCATTTCTATGGGATGGGCCAGCCCAGTCAGTTGGACGCGCGCGTTGACCTCGACCATCGCGGCCATCGGCGCGAGATTTGGAACCGTCATTCGCCGCCGGCCGAATGCATCTTTCCTCTCCTGTTCAGTTCGCGCGGCTACGGCTTGCTGATCGACAATCCCCATCGTGCCTGCTGGGACCTGGGGCATGAGAACCCCGCCACGTTTGCCTACCAGGCCCGAGGTGGACCGCTTGAGTACTACGTCTTCGGCGGCGATCTCAAGCGGCTCGCACATACCTACCTGAAACTGACCGGCAGGCCGCCGATGCCGCCGCGCTGGCTCTTCGGCCTACTGCAATCACGTTACAGCTATCGTAGCCGCGGCGAGTTGGAAGCGGTGGCAAACGAATTTCGCGCCCGCGCCTTGCCCTGCGACGGCCTGATCCTCGATCTGGGCTGGTTCAAGGAGATGGGCGACCTGGCCTTCGATGAGACCCGCTGGCCCGCTCCGGCCGCGATGCTCGCTGGGCTGGCGGAGCGCGGCTTTCGCGTCATGGCGATCGAGGAGCCTTACGTCACGCTCACGAGCCCTACCTTCAAGGAGGCAGAGGCTGGCGGCCATCTGACGCGTCATTACGATGGCAGACCTTATGTGCTGGATTTCTGGCCAGGCCGATGCGGCCTGGTGGATTTCACCAATCCGGCGACCCGCCAATGGTGGAGCGACAAGCATCGCGCCCCAATCGAGATGGGAATCGCGAGCTGGTGGAGCGACCTCAACGAACCCTCCAAGCATCTGCAGGACATGTGCCATTTCGGCGGTTCGGCCGCGGCCGTGCACAACTCCTTCGCCCTGCGCATGCATGAGGCGATCGCCGGCGCCCAGCGCCGCTACGCCCCAGGCCGGCGCGGCTTCATCCTGAGCCGCGCCGCCTTTCCCGGCTCCCAGCGCCATGGCGTGGGCTGGTGGTCGGGTGACGTCGATCGGACCTTCGCGGCGCTGCGCAAGCAGGTCGCAGTCGGGTTGAGCGCGGGGATGGCGGGAATGGCTTTTTGGGGCAGCGATATCGGTGGCTACGGCTTTGCCGGCCAATGTACCCCCGAACTATACGTCCGCTGGTTTCAATTCGGCGCCTTCTGTCCGCTCTTCAGGCCCCATGGCGACGAGCATGAAGCCCGCGAACCGTGGCGCTTTGGCTCCGAGATAGAAGCGATCTGCCGCCGCTACCTGCGCGTGCGCTATCGCCTCATGCCCTACATCTACAGCGCCGCCCGCCAAGCCTGCACTCGCGGCCTGCCGATCATGCGACCGCTGGTGATGGAGTTCCCTGACGACTCGACTACCTTCAACCTAGCTGATCAATTCCTGTTCGGACCTGACTTGCTGGTTGCTCCCGTCCTCGATGAAGGTGCGCGCGAGCGCACTCTCTATCTCCCGGTTGGCGACTGGTTCGATTTCTGGAGCAATCAGCGCTGGACTGGACCGCGTACGCTGAGCGTGCCCGCGCCCCTGGACCATTTGCCTTTGTTCGTGCGTCAGGGCGCGATCATACCGTTGGGACCCGAAATGCAATTCAGCTCCCAACGCCCGCTCGATCCTTTGCGCCTGGAGATCTACCCGGGCCTGACCGGCAGGCTGGATCTGTACGAAGACGACGGCGAAAGCACCGCTTATGAGAGCGCTGCCTGGGTCGAGACCAAGATTGCGCAGGACCGCAGCGAAGACGCAGTAACCTTGCGCATCGGGTCCCCAGATGGCGATTGCAACGGCTACCCGGCTCACCGGCTGCTGCGTATAAACCTGCGTCATGCGCAGCCGCCGCGCCTGCTCAGTTGCCAGGGGTCGCCGTTAGCACCGGTGGACGCCGGCGCGCTGGCGGCAGGCAAATTGGGTTACTTCTGGGACGCGCCGGCCCAGGTATTACGAATTCAACTACAACCGGGGCGTTCTCAGCTGGATTTGCTCGTCACTTGA